The Bacteroidales bacterium genome window below encodes:
- the rpoN gene encoding RNA polymerase factor sigma-54, whose translation MAALRQRLEQKLQQKLSPQQIQLMKLLQVPAIALEQRIKQEIEENPALEDFSEDADEGNDSLQDDDAQENVDEGNQDDDFSLEDYLDDDYESDYRLNARNRSADDEEKEIPFVSQNTFYEQLYEQLQMRDLTETEHKVGKYIIGNIDENGYLKRDAASLSNDLAFSSNVMVDADKIEKIIKIIQDFDPAGIAARDLKECLLLQLKRKDENLESVQNAINILTNCFEEFSKKHYDKIMKKLNLTEDELKAAIDEIVHLNPKPGNSGGDSYKGSLHVFPDFTITNDDGELQLTINSKTNTDLRVSKYYQQMLESYVNSKSQDSRTREAIQFVRQKIDSAKWFIDALKQRSNTLYLTMNAIMEFQRDYFLTGDDTKLKPMILKDIADIVQLDISTISRVASSKYVQTPFGTFLLKSFFSESMQTDSGEEVSSREIKSILSDVIGAEDKRKPYTDEKLTSILKEKGYNIARRTIAKYREQLDIPVARLRKQI comes from the coding sequence ATGGCAGCACTTCGTCAAAGACTTGAGCAAAAATTACAGCAAAAATTATCGCCTCAGCAAATTCAACTCATGAAATTGTTGCAAGTGCCAGCTATTGCTTTGGAGCAGAGAATTAAGCAAGAAATAGAAGAAAATCCAGCTTTGGAGGACTTTTCTGAAGATGCTGATGAAGGAAATGATAGCTTACAAGATGATGATGCTCAGGAAAATGTTGATGAAGGCAATCAAGATGATGATTTTTCCTTAGAAGATTATCTTGACGATGACTACGAGAGCGATTATAGGCTAAATGCAAGAAATCGTAGTGCTGATGATGAAGAAAAGGAAATACCTTTTGTTTCCCAAAATACTTTTTATGAGCAATTATATGAGCAGCTCCAAATGCGAGATTTGACGGAAACTGAACATAAAGTTGGTAAATATATTATAGGAAATATTGATGAAAATGGCTATCTGAAACGTGATGCAGCCTCGCTTTCGAATGATTTAGCTTTTTCAAGCAATGTTATGGTAGATGCCGATAAAATTGAGAAAATTATTAAAATTATTCAAGATTTTGATCCTGCCGGCATAGCTGCAAGAGACTTGAAAGAGTGCCTTTTGTTACAACTGAAAAGAAAAGATGAAAATTTAGAATCGGTTCAAAATGCAATTAATATTTTAACAAATTGTTTTGAGGAGTTTTCAAAGAAACATTATGATAAAATAATGAAAAAATTAAATTTGACCGAAGATGAATTAAAGGCTGCAATTGATGAAATAGTACATCTAAATCCTAAACCGGGCAATTCAGGCGGCGATTCGTATAAAGGCAGCTTGCATGTGTTTCCAGACTTCACAATAACTAATGACGATGGCGAATTGCAACTCACTATAAATTCTAAAACTAACACTGACCTTCGCGTAAGCAAATATTATCAGCAGATGTTGGAAAGTTATGTAAATTCAAAATCGCAGGATAGTAGAACTCGTGAGGCAATACAGTTTGTACGCCAAAAAATAGACTCTGCCAAATGGTTTATTGATGCCTTAAAGCAAAGGAGCAATACTCTCTATCTAACTATGAATGCCATTATGGAGTTTCAGAGAGATTATTTTTTAACAGGAGACGACACCAAGCTGAAACCTATGATTTTAAAAGATATTGCCGACATTGTGCAGCTTGATATTTCTACAATTTCTCGTGTGGCAAGCAGCAAATATGTTCAAACTCCTTTTGGAACTTTTTTGCTGAAAAGTTTTTTTAGCGAATCAATGCAGACAGATTCGGGCGAAGAAGTGTCTTCTCGTGAAATAAAAAGCATTTTAAGCGATGTGATTGGTGCAGAAGATAAGCGCAAACCTTATACCGACGAAAA